The proteins below come from a single Danio aesculapii chromosome 25, fDanAes4.1, whole genome shotgun sequence genomic window:
- the cav2 gene encoding caveolin-2 translates to MGLEKEKSETRVIMDEDEFNRSIEPILGKKPNVYSEDQDRDPKDINKHLKVGFEDIIAEPISTHSFDRVWIGSHAVFELVKYVFYRILTTFLAIPMAFIAGIVFGILSCIHIWVVMPVIQGCMMTLPSIHVIWTSLMDMFIGPFFFSIGRCFSSINIKTEQI, encoded by the exons ATGGGTCTGGAAAAAGAAAAATCAGAGACCAGGGTGATTATGGATGAGGATGAATTCAACAGATCGATTGAACCTATACTTGGGAAAAAACCGAACGTGTATTCGGAGGACCAGGACAGAGATCCTAAAGATATCAACAAGCACCTAAAG GTTGGTTTTGAAGACATCATCGCTGAGCCCATCTCCACACACAGCTTTGACAGAGTTTGGATTGGTAGTCATGCTGTTTTTGAGCTGGTGAAATACGTCTTCTATCGGATCCTCACCACGTTTCTGGCCATTCCTATGGCGTTTATTGCGGGGATTGTTTTTGGGATCCTCAGCTGTATACATATTTG GGTGGTGATGCCAGTGATCCAGGGCTGCATGATGACACTGCCCTCCATCCACGTGATCTGGACCAGCTTGATGGACATGTTTATAGGGCCGTTCTTCTTCAGCATTGGACGGTGCTTTTCCTCAATCAATATTAAGACTGAGCAAATCTAA
- the cav1 gene encoding caveolin-1 codes for MTSGYKDGTPEEEYAHSPFIRKQGNIYKPNNKEMDNDSINEKTLQDVHTKEIDLVNRDPKHLNDDVVKVDFEDVIAEPAGTYSFDGVWKASFTTFTVTKYWCYRLLTALVGIPLALVWGIFFAILSFIHIWAVVPCVKSYLIEIHCISRVYSICVHTFCDPLFEAMGKCFSNVRVTATKVV; via the exons ATGACTAGCGGATACAAGGACGGGACACCTGAAGAG GAATACGCTCACTCGCCGTTCATCAGGAAACAGGGGAACATTTACAAACCAAACAATAAAGAAATGGATAACGACAGCATCAACGAAAAGACACTTCAGGATGTTCACACCAAGGAGATTGACCTGGTCAACCGGGAcccaaaacatttaaatgacGACGTGGTGAAG GTGGACTTTGAGGATGTAATCGCCGAGCCTGCCGGCACGTACAGCTTCGACGGCGTGTGGAAAGCGAGCTTCACCACCTTCACAGTAACCAAATACTGGTGCTACAGGTTGCTGACAGCGCTGGTGGGCATCCCGCTGGCGCTGGTATGGGGTATCTTCTTCGCCATTCTCTCCTTCATCCACATCTGGGCCGTGGTACCATGCGTGAAGAGCTACCTAATCGAGATCCACTGCATCAGTCGAGTTTACTCCATCTGCGTGCACACCTTCTGCGACCCGCTCTTTGAGGCCATGGGGAAATGCTTTAGCAACGTCCGGGTCACTGCTACTAAGGTGGTGTAA